Part of the Synergistaceae bacterium genome is shown below.
GAAAGGGCAGTGTTGCCGCTCCCGAGTCTGTCTGAGACCGCCGCGAGCTTCTGCTCAACTGTCGCATCGTCCGATGTTGAGGATACCGCTGCCTCAAGCTGATCATTTTCCTGCGGCGTAGTATCTGTCGTAACGCCGGGGAACAACGCGGCTCTCTTTGCATCAGTGTCAACTGCTCCCTGAGCACTGGTCTGGATTGACTCCGCACTGCTTGCCCACTGCTTCTGCTCTGCTGTTACACCAGCTAAAGCATTCGCCAGAATATCCGCAATCGCCCTTGCTACCGACATGATCGTCTGGGCAAAAGTCGTCTGCGCCACTGACTGCTGCGCCGCTCCCGTGATGACTGTCGCCGTAATCGTCCTCGTGCTGGTGATAGTCTCAGTTACCCTAGTAACAATCTCGACTCCAGCAGACGGGGTAGTGGGGGTAGGAGGGGTAGTAGGCTCGTTGTGCCCTGCACCGAAAGCCGCTCCGGCAAATGCCATTACCAGCACTGCCGCCATTAACGCTAAGTACTTCTTCATAAACATAAAGCACTCCTTCCGAGTAAAATAAGATTGGTAAAACTAAGTAATACACGCAGAACCGAGATGTGCACATTCTACACCGTGTTAGCGTTTTGTCAATTGATACCGCACAAATTTTTACGTGTTTATACTAATTCAGCGAGCCCCTCAGCATCGCAGGAAGCCGCCCGTCATTCTTGAGCTGCCTCACGAGTTCCGCTCTCCTCTTATCTTTAGCGTCGTACAGGTCCACAAGCCGGCACTTCACCAGCAACGCCCTGCGCGAGTTCGGGTAGTTCTTGAGGCACAGCTCCAGCATCTCCGCCGCCTCCTTGCGCATCTCCTCAGGAAAGCCGTCAAGGTACAAGTCGGCCAGATCCCAATACGCCGCCTCGCCCTCTTCTGTGCCCTTGCACCTGTCAATAATCCTCTTGAGGACTGCCTCGCGCTCGAACGGGTCTCCGTTAGTGCCCAGCCGGTTGTACTCCGACTTCAGGATCATCCCTTCACGCTCAATGCTCACGATGTCCGCGCACCATCCCGCAGACGCACACGCAAGCACCAGCGCGAAAGCCAGCAGCTTCCTCATGCCCTGACCTCCGGCCTGCCGACCGAAACGTACTCGAACCCTCTGCGCTTCATCTCGTCGAGCGAGTAGAGGTTACGTCCATCCACTATAAGCTGACGATTCATGAGCCTCTTCATGCGCTCGAAGTCGGGCTGGCGGTAGATGTCCCACTCCGTCATGACTGCGAGGACATCCGCACCATTCACTGCGTCGTACATGTCGTTGACGTACACGAGACCCTGACGGTCGCCGAGAACTGCGCGTGTCTCCTCGACTGCTCTCGGGTCGCTGGCCTGGATTCGTGCTCCGGCATCGAGCAGAGAACGTATCAGCACCTGAGCGGGAGCTTCGCGGGTGTCGCTGGTCTTGGGCTTGAAGGACAATCCCCACACGGCGATAACTTTGCCCTGAAGTGCGTCGAACTTGGCCGAAATCTTCGTGAACATTGAGGTCTTCGCGCGTTCGTTCACGTCGTCAATTGCCGTGAGAATCTGGGGCTCGTAGCCTGCCGCACGTGCAAAGTCCCTAAGTGCCCGGACATCCTTCGGGAAGCATGAGCCGCCGTAACCGCATCCGGCGTTCAGGAAGCGTTTGCCGATTCGTTCGTCGAGGCCGATGCCGCGCCTGACGCTCTCAACGTTTGCGCCGACGTGCTCGCAGATTCCCGCCATCTCGTTCATGAAGGAGATTCGGGAGGCAAGCATTGCGTTTGCGGCATACTTCGACATCTCCGCGCTGGCTGTGTCCATGAAGAGGAGCTTGGGCGGCTCAAGGAAGGAATAGAGCTGAGAGAAAATCTTCTGCCCCTCAGCGTCATTCACGCCGATGATTACGCGGTCAGGCTCGAGAAAATCGGTGAGCGACGAGCCTTCGCGCAGGAACTCGGGATTTGAGGCCATGTAGAGCTTGAAGCCTGCCTGCCTCTTGGCCAGCTCTTCCTCAATTATGCCCTGAACCATCCTGTTCGTTCCGACGGGGACGGTGGACTTCACGATGACGAGGAGGTCTCCGGCCATTCCCTGCCCGATGTCGCGCGCGGCACTCTGGATGTAGACCATGTTTGCGCTTCCGTCGGGAGCTTGGGGAGTTCCGACGCAGATGAAGCAGGCTTCCGCACCCTCGAGGGCTTCGGCGGTGGAGGACGTGAAGGACAAGCGGCCTTCGCGCATGTTGCGGGTCATCATCTCTTCGAGGCCGGGCTCGTAGAATGGGACTGTGCCCTTGCGGAGGGTCTCGACTCTCTCTTCATTGACATCGACGCAGATGACGTTGTTGCCGTAGCGGGCGAAACATGTTCCTGTAACGAGACCTACATATCCTGTGCCTATAACTACTAACTTCATTAATTTTTCTCCTTACGTTGAATGTGTGAACGTGAGAGATTATACACTCTGTGTGATATAATGCGGTCATTCTACAAAATCAGCAATTCAGGGGGGATTGACAAGAATGAAGCCGAATCAGTATAATGGATCGTGGCTCGTGGCTATTCTTGTCAGGTAAAATCCCTACATTATAATTCCCACAACACAACAATAAATCAGGAAGCAATATGCTCCGCTGAGATGTTCTGCGTGAACTCCGGCGGGGCATTTTTTATTGTGAGGAGTGATTAACATGTTCGGAATCAAGCGCGCGGCAAAATTTCTGCTTCAGAAGTGTTATCTGAATCAAGTAAAGATAAGGCAGAAAGCATACCGTATGGTTTCTGAAGAGGGGAACGTTCTGGACAGAAGGGGTTTCCTTCAAGGCACGGACAAAGCCTCGCTTCAGCAGACATCGGGCTACATTCGGATTGCTCACGACTACTTGAGGCACTACGACTACTTGTTCAGTCCGTTCAGAACAGAAAGTTTCCCGCTTATCGAGTTCGGTTGTGCAAGGGGAGATTCCCTCAGGATGTGGGAGGAGTATTTCCCAAGCGCAGACATCTACGGCATAGACCTCGACGAGACGGCAAAGCGTCATGAAACAGAACGTATACACGTTGTTATAGGCGACGCAACATCACAGAAGACCCACGACGATCTGAAGGCCTCAACCGGCGGAAGTGCGTTCATCATCCTCGACGACGCATCCCACGCGTGGGGAGACCAGCGCAGGAGCTTCGAGCTGTTCTGGGACATGGTGAGCCCGGGCGGGTTTTACGTGATTGAGGACTTGGAGTGTGGAACTCTGGGCGCATACCCTGCCTATCCTCCTAAGGTGCTTGATGCACAGCCGCTGAACGAGTACATGCACGACAGAAGCAGGATACTACGCTGGGCACCTGACAGACAGCCCGAAGAGAATACGTACCACTTTGAGCATCTTCCTCCGCACATACAGCAGATAGAACGCGAAATGGACATGTGCATATTCATTCCCGGTGCTGTGATTGTCCGGAAGAAGCCTGAAACTATTTCGGGGGTTGCAAAAAACTGACACTCTGAGTAAAATAATCCCCGCGTTGCCCGGGTGGCGGAATTGGTAGACGCGCTAGATTCAGGTTCTAGTGGTCGCAAGGTCGTGGAGGTTCGAGTCCTCTCTCGGGCACCATCAATCAGAAGATAATTAGAGGTACAGTTATGTTGCTTGACATGGCTGTACCTTTTTTGTTATCATTCGTCATTGCACCAAAAGCCAGACAATCAGGGGAGGTACAAAATGCCTGAGTTCGTACCAATCAGCAAGAGCCGGAGCAGGTACACATTCGGCCGGGCGCATGACGTGATAGAAATGCCTGACATGATAGAAGTACAGAGAGCATCATATCAGTGGTTCTATCAGGATGACATGGAACCTGAAGAGAGGAAGTCGCAAGGTCTTCAGGAACTGCTAGAAGAGGTATTCCCCATAGAAAGCTATGACGGGACATACGCTCTGGAATTTGTAAGCTATTCGATCGATAAACCCAAGATAACAGAAGAAGAAGCAAGGCAGAAAGATATGACGTGGGCACGTCCCATCAAGGCGACGATACGGCTCACGAACAGGAAGACCAACGTCAGGAAGGAAGCCCGCGAGGTGTTCCTGAGTGATTTTCCTGTGATGACGGAGAGAGGAACATTCATCATTAACGGCACGGAACGTGTAGTGATAAACCAGCTTGCGCGTTCGGCCGGAATATACTTTACGCATTCAGGCGACGCATACTCGGCCAAGCTGATACCCGACAGAGGGGCATGGCTGGACTTCTCGTTTCCCGACAAAGAAGGCATAACTGCCAACATCGACAACAGGAAGAGGATGCCTGTAACACTTCTGATGAAGGCACTGGGAGCACAGAACAACGAGGAGATCATGAGGCTTCTTGATGTGGGGACGGTGTTCATGCCGTTCACTGCTGACCTGAAGGGTTACATGTCCGCCGAAGAAGTCCGCAATAACGAGGGAGAAGTCATAGTCGCCAAAGATGCCATTCTGACGGAAGAGATCATCGGAAAACTTTTCGCGAACAACCCGGACAGCGATGCTGGGATAACTGTTTACGACATGGACACTGCCCTTGCCCGAACCTTTGAGAAGGACAAGACCAAGAGCCCCGACGAAGCCATACAGGAAATCTTCAAGAAGCTGCGTCCCAACGAGTTAGCACGAATCGAGAACGCACGGGACTACTTCAGGGGGCTGCTCCAAGACCCAAGACGCTACACGCTCGGACGTGTCGGAAGGTACAAGCTGAACCGCCGTCTCGGGATGAACATCTCGACGGACGAGAGGCTGCTTACACTGCAGGATGTTGTGGCGATCGTCAAGGAGATGTTCGCGATGAAGGCAGAGGACAAGATAACCGACGACATAGACCATCTCGGCAACAGGAGGGTACGTTCAATCGGAGAGCTTCTGCAGAATCAGGTGCGCATAGGGCTTCTGAGGATGGAGAGGATAGTCCGTGAACGCATGACCACAATCCCGAACCTCGACGAAGTTACCGGCCGCGAACTCATCAACAACAGGCCGATAGCCGCGTCTCTGCGTGAGTTCTTCGGGTCGGGGCAGCTGTCGCAGTTCATGGATCAGACTAACCCACTCGCGGAAGTTACGCACAGAAGAAGGCTCTCAGCACTTGGCCCGGGAGGCCTGAGCCGCGAACGTGCAGGCTTCGAGGCAAGGGACGTGCATTACACGCACTACGGGAGAGTGTGCCCGATAGAGACACCCGAAGGCCCCAACATCGGACTTGTCTCATCACTTACGACTTATGCCAGCCTGAACTCATACGGATTTCTTGTTACACCGCGCCGGGTAGTCAGGGACGGCAAACTGACGGATGAGGTTGTGCTCCTCTCTGCTGATGACGAGGACAAGAGCTATGTTGCTATGGCAAACACTCCGCTTGAGGATGACGGCATAACGTTAGCGGGGGATTCCTGCCCGACAAGGCACGCGGACGAGATTGTTACCGTGCCTGTGGAGATGGTGAACTACATGGACGTTTCGCCGCGTCAGATTGTCTCACCGTCGACAGCATTAATCCCCTTCCTCGAGCACGACGACGCTAACCGTGCGCTTATGGGCTCTAACATGCAGAGGCAGGCAGTACCTCTCCTTGTGCCGGAAGCTCCGAGAGTCGGGACGGGAATTGAGCACAGGATAGCGAAGGACTCCGGCTCATGCGTAACTGCGCGCGAGGCAGGGACAGTAACTTATGTGGACTCCGACACGATAAAGGTCAAGAACAAGAAG
Proteins encoded:
- a CDS encoding UDP-glucose/GDP-mannose dehydrogenase family protein — translated: MKLVVIGTGYVGLVTGTCFARYGNNVICVDVNEERVETLRKGTVPFYEPGLEEMMTRNMREGRLSFTSSTAEALEGAEACFICVGTPQAPDGSANMVYIQSAARDIGQGMAGDLLVIVKSTVPVGTNRMVQGIIEEELAKRQAGFKLYMASNPEFLREGSSLTDFLEPDRVIIGVNDAEGQKIFSQLYSFLEPPKLLFMDTASAEMSKYAANAMLASRISFMNEMAGICEHVGANVESVRRGIGLDERIGKRFLNAGCGYGGSCFPKDVRALRDFARAAGYEPQILTAIDDVNERAKTSMFTKISAKFDALQGKVIAVWGLSFKPKTSDTREAPAQVLIRSLLDAGARIQASDPRAVEETRAVLGDRQGLVYVNDMYDAVNGADVLAVMTEWDIYRQPDFERMKRLMNRQLIVDGRNLYSLDEMKRRGFEYVSVGRPEVRA
- a CDS encoding class I SAM-dependent methyltransferase, with the protein product MFGIKRAAKFLLQKCYLNQVKIRQKAYRMVSEEGNVLDRRGFLQGTDKASLQQTSGYIRIAHDYLRHYDYLFSPFRTESFPLIEFGCARGDSLRMWEEYFPSADIYGIDLDETAKRHETERIHVVIGDATSQKTHDDLKASTGGSAFIILDDASHAWGDQRRSFELFWDMVSPGGFYVIEDLECGTLGAYPAYPPKVLDAQPLNEYMHDRSRILRWAPDRQPEENTYHFEHLPPHIQQIEREMDMCIFIPGAVIVRKKPETISGVAKN
- a CDS encoding DNA-directed RNA polymerase subunit beta, whose amino-acid sequence is MPEFVPISKSRSRYTFGRAHDVIEMPDMIEVQRASYQWFYQDDMEPEERKSQGLQELLEEVFPIESYDGTYALEFVSYSIDKPKITEEEARQKDMTWARPIKATIRLTNRKTNVRKEAREVFLSDFPVMTERGTFIINGTERVVINQLARSAGIYFTHSGDAYSAKLIPDRGAWLDFSFPDKEGITANIDNRKRMPVTLLMKALGAQNNEEIMRLLDVGTVFMPFTADLKGYMSAEEVRNNEGEVIVAKDAILTEEIIGKLFANNPDSDAGITVYDMDTALARTFEKDKTKSPDEAIQEIFKKLRPNELARIENARDYFRGLLQDPRRYTLGRVGRYKLNRRLGMNISTDERLLTLQDVVAIVKEMFAMKAEDKITDDIDHLGNRRVRSIGELLQNQVRIGLLRMERIVRERMTTIPNLDEVTGRELINNRPIAASLREFFGSGQLSQFMDQTNPLAEVTHRRRLSALGPGGLSRERAGFEARDVHYTHYGRVCPIETPEGPNIGLVSSLTTYASLNSYGFLVTPRRVVRDGKLTDEVVLLSADDEDKSYVAMANTPLEDDGITLAGDSCPTRHADEIVTVPVEMVNYMDVSPRQIVSPSTALIPFLEHDDANRALMGSNMQRQAVPLLVPEAPRVGTGIEHRIAKDSGSCVTAREAGTVTYVDSDTIKVKNKKGKIRTYELIKFRRSNQSTLIHQRPLVRKGEEVERGDIIADGQAIENGELALGHNVLVAFVPWEGYNFEDAILLSENLVKEDKFSSIHIEEYEIEARETKLGREEITRDIPNVGEDMLRNLDDDGIIRIGAEVSAGDILVGKVTPNGESDQTPEEKLLRAIFGEKAREVRDNSLKLPNGSWGKVVSVKQMSRDENPEAMSSGVLRSVKVYVAQRRKITVGDKMAGRHGNKGVVSRILPVEDMPYLPDGTPVDVVLNPLGVPSRMNLGQVLETIMGFVALNNGWHVSTPVFEGANENEIFAEMRKIAATKYKDLTEDGMITIRDGRTGRPMDKKVTIGCMYMLKLNHLVDDKIHARSTGPYSLITQQPLGGKAQFGGQRFGEMEVWALEGYGAANVLQEILTVKSDDIRGRDKTYERIVKGQSLVKPGVPESFRVLVKELQGLGLDVEVTFDDGSHGDIPIEDDDKPVFMGKPSEIFAPSPRKQRKRKQSQPAEDDAVSMADITDIMSVADEAAEMPQETDLFEETEPSIEDLMSMGEEIDPLPEDDEEEEM